The Arvicanthis niloticus isolate mArvNil1 chromosome 2, mArvNil1.pat.X, whole genome shotgun sequence genome includes a window with the following:
- the Ypel4 gene encoding protein yippee-like 4 isoform X2 yields the protein MPSCDPGPAPACLPTKTFRSYLPRCHRTYSCVHCRAHLAKHDELISKSFQGSHGRAYLFNSVVNVGCGPAEQRLLLTGLHSVADIFCESCKTTLGWKYDKHWWWG from the exons ATGCCAAGCTGTGACCCTGGCCCGGCCCCTGCATGTCTACCCACCAAGACTTTCCGCAGCTACCTGCCCCGCTGCCACCGCACATACAGTTGCGTCCACTGTCGAGCACACTTGGCCAAACACGATGAGCTTATTTCCAAG TCCTTCCAAGGAAGCCATGGCCGGGCCTACCTGTTTAACTCCGT ggtcaaCGTGGGTTGTGGGCCAGCTGAACAGCGCCTCCTGCTCACAGGACTCCACTCTGTAGCTGACATCTTCTGTGAAAGCTGCAAGACCACACTGGGCTGGAAATAT GACAAACATTGGTGGTGGGGCTAG
- the Ypel4 gene encoding protein yippee-like 4 isoform X1, whose amino-acid sequence MPSCDPGPAPACLPTKTFRSYLPRCHRTYSCVHCRAHLAKHDELISKSFQGSHGRAYLFNSVVNVGCGPAEQRLLLTGLHSVADIFCESCKTTLGWKYEQAFETSQKYKEGKYIIEMSHMVKDNGWD is encoded by the exons ATGCCAAGCTGTGACCCTGGCCCGGCCCCTGCATGTCTACCCACCAAGACTTTCCGCAGCTACCTGCCCCGCTGCCACCGCACATACAGTTGCGTCCACTGTCGAGCACACTTGGCCAAACACGATGAGCTTATTTCCAAG TCCTTCCAAGGAAGCCATGGCCGGGCCTACCTGTTTAACTCCGT ggtcaaCGTGGGTTGTGGGCCAGCTGAACAGCGCCTCCTGCTCACAGGACTCCACTCTGTAGCTGACATCTTCTGTGAAAGCTGCAAGACCACACTGGGCTGGAAATAT GAACAAGCTTTTGAGACCAGCCAGAAATACAAAGAAGGGAAGTACATCATTGAGATGTCACACATGGTGAAAGACAACGGCTGGGACTGA